CACTTCTCTCGGCGCCGTCCATTCCGAAGTGGAGCGCAGCGCCGGTCGCGCCGCAGGCTGGCTGTTCGTCGCCGGCGTCTCCAGCCTCACCGGTTACGGTATCTACCTCGGACGCTTCTTGCGCAAGAACTCCTGGGACGTCCTGCTCGATCCACTCGATCTCGCTCGCACCCTCGCCTCCCCGCTGCTCAATCCGGCCGAGCAATTTCGGACCTTCGTCGTTGCAGCGCTGTTCGGCTCTTTGATGCTGGTGGTGTACGGCGCGTTCCGCACGCGGCCGACCGCGCCCTGAAGGTTTGACGGCGTCCTCCGTCGTCCGCCATAGTGCTCGACGGATGGGCAACAGCGACATCGAAGAGGTGATCGATTTCTGGATTGGTGAGCCGCTGCCGGACGGCAGCCTTCCGAAGGAGCGCTTCGCGCGCTTCTGGCGCAAGGACCCGGAGCTCGACCAAGAGATCCGCGAGCGCTTTGGCGCACTGCGCGAGCGCGCGGCGCAGGGACAGCTCGACGACTGGGCGAAGACGCCGCGCGGTCGAGCCGCGCTGATCATCCTCATCGATCAGTTCTCGCGCAACATCCACCGCGACAGCAGCCGGGCCTTCGAGGCCGACGAGCGGGCGCAGCGCCTGGCCCTCGAAGGCATCGACGGCGGCGCGCTCGAGGAGCTGCCGCCGATGCTCCGTTACTTCCTGGTGATGCCGCTGATGCACGCGGAAGATCTGGCGCTGCAAGAGCGCTGCATCGCCGAGTTCGACAAGCTCGCGGCGAACGCCGGCTCCCCTGCCCTGCGAGAGCTGTTCGCTCAGGGCGCGGAGTTCGCAGGGAAGCACCGCGACATCATCGCGCGCTTTGCTCGCTTCCCGCACCGCAACCAAGTGCTCGACCGCACCAGCACTCCGGAAGAGAGCCTGTTCCTCACCCAGCCCGGCTCCTCCTTCTGAGCGCCGCTCACAGCGCTTCGAAGATCTGAACCGGTCGGAAAGCGCGGGCGGCCCAGGCCGCTTCGTTGTGGGCAGCGTTCGGCTCCCACCAGTGCCACAGCGTCTTTTCGTTCTCGTAGCCGGCGGAGAGCAGCACGTCCCGCAGCTGCACCGTCTCGCAGTAGTTGTCGGCGGCATCCGGCGTGTCGTCCAAGATGCCGTCTTGGTCGCTGTCGACGCAGCCGGAGCCCGGACCCCCCCCGGAATCGAGGTACAGGAGCGTGCTCGGCTTTTGAGCCGCAGCGAAGCGCTCGATCAAGGTCTCGTTGTGGAGCCCGATGCTGCCCCAACCGAAGGTGCCGGAAAGGGAGGCCGCGAAGTCGTAGCGATCGGGGTAGCGCAGCACCTCGTGGAAAGCGATGAGCCCGCCCAGGGACGAGCCCATCACGCCCACCTTGTCGGGAACGCCGTAGCGCGCTTCCACCAGCGGTCGGACCGCGTTCTCGACGAAGTCCGCGGTGGCGTCACCCTCGCCGCCTATCGGTCCGCTGCCGATGTCATCGGGCACGTGGGTGTACTCGTCCATGCGCGCCACGCCACCGTTGTCGATGCCGA
This window of the Polyangiaceae bacterium genome carries:
- a CDS encoding DUF924 domain-containing protein translates to MGNSDIEEVIDFWIGEPLPDGSLPKERFARFWRKDPELDQEIRERFGALRERAAQGQLDDWAKTPRGRAALIILIDQFSRNIHRDSSRAFEADERAQRLALEGIDGGALEELPPMLRYFLVMPLMHAEDLALQERCIAEFDKLAANAGSPALRELFAQGAEFAGKHRDIIARFARFPHRNQVLDRTSTPEESLFLTQPGSSF